A stretch of DNA from Pangasianodon hypophthalmus isolate fPanHyp1 chromosome 2, fPanHyp1.pri, whole genome shotgun sequence:
AGCAATGCATGACTCAGGAATATTAACAAAGCTGGACCTTTAAAGTGCATATAATCTCGTCAGGATCAGAGAAGGGGATGAGTTTTAACTGGTATTGGGTAATGCTGTATGTCCTTTCTTGTGCACCTTTAGTGTTCCAATGTTTTATCAATGATGTCCTCAAAGACAGGCTGGGGAAAATTGTCATAAATTCTATCAATGACATCTCGATCTACTCACCATTCATGGAGACTCATGTGCATCATGTTAAACAGGTACTGGCCAGGCTGCTCCATAACAACTCTGTGTTAAAGGGGAGAATTGCAAATTCCATCTGTCCAAATGTCATTCTTTGGCTACAGTATCAGCCCACCATGTCACCATGTACCAGAGCAAAGTTTCTGCTCTTAAGGAATGGCCTATCCCCACTACAGTAAAGAAGAGGCAGAGGTTCCTAGGTTTCACTAACTTTTATTGAAGGTTCATTAGAGGCTTAGGACTATTGCTGCCGCTCTCACTTCCCTTTTAAGAAAGGATCCCAAGAAGCTCAGATAGAATGAAACTGCAGCTTAACCCTTCTCCCAGCTTGAACAGGCATTCACAGTAGTGCCCATTCTGAAACATTCCGACACCTCAGAGCCTTTCATCATTGAGGTAGACACTTCAGAGACTGAGGTCAGACTGCTGGGCACTCTACTTCATCCTTTCCTACCATCCCGGTTCAAACAACACTAGTGCTCACTCACTGTCATGTCTCTAACCATCACTACCAAAATGAACCTAATAAGGATTGATTCTCCCCGAATCATGCTTTGTTGATGCTATCAGGTGGGACAAAGTCCAAGAATTTTCTCAAACAAATGATCAACAATGCCCCACTAGCAATACCTATGTGCCTACTCCAACTCAGGGACAAACTCATCATGTGTTCTAGCATTTCTCCAGCTACTAGTCACCTCGTAGTTCACAAGACCTGACAGCTCCTACAAATACTGGTGGCTCAACATGATCACAGACATTAATGATTAGATTTTGTTCTATTAGGTGCGCAAAGCAAGGTCTCATGAACACTGCCAGCTGGTAAGCTCATGCCATTGACTGTCCCACAACATCCATGGTCTCATCTAGCCCTAGATATTATAACTTTTTATCACCTTCTAGCATTCCAGGACAACAGAGTTGTTGTATCCTTGTCATCGCTGACTGTTTCTCCATGTCTCTATCCCTCATTCCACCGCCTGCATTGCCTTCTGCATTTGAAACCACTAAGCTCCTCTTTAACCAAGTACTTGGTACTGTGGTATCCCTGAGGACACCGAGTCCTACTTTAAGTTGCAAGTTTGGAAAAAACTTAATGGACAAACCAGGAATCACTGTGAGTCTCACAACTGGATATTATTCCCACAAGATGAGAGGGCTACCCTAGAGATCCTTTGTTGCCAAAGAATCTTTTGTGCAGACAATCATGAAGATTAGTCACAATTTCTCCCATGCACAGAATAAGGCCAAAACCGGCTGAGACACTCAGCCACACAACTCGCTCCCTTCCAGTGTGTCCTAGGATACCAGTTACCCTTATTCCCATAGAAAGCAAACTCCTTCTGACTGTCATGTCAGCATCAGATTTGGCAGAATCCCAGAATCATCCACAGCATCATAGCGTGGCCAATCCGGACTACATTTTGCGTCACACAAAGTCACTCTAACATTCAAggtcacctgattactgattacaCAGACTTGGTCTTAATCAACTCAAACCTGCTTGAGGAAGTCAAAACTGCTTGAAAGAGTCAAACCTGCACTGGCAACtgtctctgctgcctgacagaTTCTCTCTCCTAAGAACATACACATCCTGAGACTCCCATTTTACTTGTCTATGAGcatctgctttttttcccaacaTGTTTATTGGTCTCTACTGTGGGTGATATATTTCAGGATTTGGAATTAATCATGCTGAAGGCCAACACCCAgacacattatattattatagtgGTTTTGTGAGTGGTTACCATAACACACAGAGTACACCTGACTCCTGTCAAATAACAGAAGGTAGATCTGTTTCTTTAGTTGTCATcaacatgttattttattaatttatagtgGAActatcaaaatgtattttagggcaatgttattaatatagCAAGATTAGTTGTTGGTAGATCCAGCATTGAAAGATTTAATAACAAATTCATGCCATCACCGCTCCTACTGCTGTCTGCATCCACCCAAAGCGCATGAGCATGTTGCCCAATTTAATTGTACATATCACAAAAgcaatcatgattttatttattaaaatttatttcttaGCTCAAAGTGCAAAATGCAGGTGGCCACTACACTATGGGTCTGGTGAGAATTGTAGATAATGAGAAAATGTTAAGTAGTAGTTACTGCTGGCCGTTActactgtaatatttgtatGTTCGACACGTGGCTTAGACTGGTTCTTGACCAGTTCGCTATCCAATTACTGCTAAGTTCAAAtgtacttaataaataaataaataaaattactcaTACAGGTGGTGCCTGTTTGTATAAAGATTAAAGTAACGTGTTCTTTTTATTGTCTTACTTCCATGCAGGCCCAGGAGCAATGACACAACCTTTCAGAGGGGTAGGTACAAAGTGACATAGCAAAACTACCTGGTCACATGATTTGCACCataattaatttgacaaaactttttttatgtCACATTGGTCCTAATTTCAGGCAAATGGAGATCATGAAAATAACCCAAATGTGCTTCCTCTCCAATCAAGACAAAACACCAGTCTACCACAGTCTCCCTATCAGAGTCTGGACCGcaacaccagccaatcagattcagacTACCAAAGTCTCACGCATTAAACCCAACAACCAGATTCCAACTACCAAAGTCTCAAATAAGGCTGATAGCTTTTCCATTAATCTGGACTGGTCTTGATACAAAACCCAATGAGGTtaatatattacacatttacTTATGAAAATCACACAAATTTGCTTCTGTCCTAATCAAGAAAAATTGTCAGGCTATCAAAATTTGTTCATCAGTCTAGTCTTTTGCAAAAGAGTCTGGTCTTTTTTAAGTCGGTAAATGTGGTCAGCACACCTGAAAATGTGAGAAATCTACAGAATATCTGATTATATCTGTCAAAtgacaacattattaaatattgtcattTGACAGATATAATCAGATATTAAATTATGATGCATTTGCCACCTAATGTTTTTAGAACTTTGGGATGAGTAAGCttagcaacatttttttaaatgatttatttacttctaATTTCATGATCGTTATTACTATATTCTGTCTCTTATCTTTAGTTTGATTATGAATCATTTAATTAGTCAAAAGAGGGTGGGGGGTGTAGAATGtacgtttttttaatcaattttttaCAGCCTACTGTATGACCTTGTGAAGGCTTCTTTACTTCTTTATATTTTGAGTATTGCATAGATAATGGATTGTGGTTGCACAGAGAGGTAAGAGAGGTAATGGAAAATTACTGGTGAATTGTGTGATGACATCATGAAGGATTAATGTGGGTATGTATTTGAAGCTTCAGTAAAATCCACCTCCATCCCTACATTCTGTGGCTGTCTGCATCTCATTTCTGAAGGCAATGTATATTTCTTTTGTGTATAGTCATATTCAGTTTTGATGTTCCTGTTACACTGATATGGTGGGgtgtattttactgttactggtgtcttacttttttacttttaatttaagCAGTATTTCTCTCTATAATGACAGGAAGAAAGTAAAACCATATTTTAGAACAATTTCATTGGCCACACTCCTTTCCACTCCTCAGTGCGCAGGCCGCTGGCTGCAGCCACTTACTGGCTTCTCAACATCACATGAACCTGGTCTGTTTTGGTAATGAACAAGAACATCATAGAACAACCTACTCCACTTTAGatgtaaagaataaacataaaaagctGTAGATACGAAAATAATCCCTGCCAGTGCCATTGCCACACCAAAGGCAAAAGCATTACAGAAAGACATTTCACCATCTAAGTGGTTAAAAGCTTAAGCGACTACTGTGCACTTCAGAGACAACAAAAATATAGTGGTCTTCCACGTTACACATGCACAATATTATTAGAGCCTTCTCTTGAGGGTTGatcatatttttacttttacatggATGTCACTGAGCAGATTACTTCCTGGATTCCCCTGTTTTTGTAAGTAGcctgtatatgtatgtgcataCACTATTTCCATatattgaaaatttaaaaatgcatgactTGTACTGTGGGGTGATTTAAAGTGATGAATACTAGGCAAGTCataacacatttacaaattaacaAAGTCCAGTCTGACTGAATTAATTTGAAAGTGTCTTTGCTGCACTTTACTTACACTTCACACATAAAATTGCTGAGAAGTTTTCACTTAAAGTCAGAAAGGGAAGTGGTCATTGCTTCAGTTTTTTGGTTAAGACAGATTAAGACAGCACATTCACAGAGTGGgacagagacagtaacagtgtgtAAAAGAGCAGGAGATTTAATATCTTTCTGAAGTGGAGTTGGTGTGAATATCTATGAGTGTGAACTCAGGATGAAGATCCTCCTCATCTTCACCCTCTGCCTGATCGCAGGTAAAGAAATGCATTTCAAAATCTTCACTATCAGCAGCAGTGTTACATGAAGGAAGGTTTTGCTCAGAtggatattttgtgttttgttagatGGAGGAGCCTCCAAGGAAGTAACAGGATATGCAGGAGGAGGAGTCCTTATCAAGTGCGAGTATAGTGCAGAGTACACAGAAaacctaaaatatttctgtaaggGTTCAGGACTAGGCTGTAATTACCAAATAAACACAGGAGCTAAAAACATGTGGATAAATTCAGGAAGATTCTCACTGTTTGATGACACCAAATCAGCAGAGTTCTGGGTGATGATCAGAGAGCTCACTGTACAGGACACTGGGACATACCAGTGTGGAGTTTATAGAGGTTTGGTGTTAGACATTTTCACACCAGTGGAACTGAAGGTAAAGAAAGGTGAGTCTCCCACCACTGCCTTCTGTTTATCTTGCTGAACATTCAGCATCAGTAGCATTAGCTAAACTGAAAGTACGAACAGTAGGAAGGGATCAAATTGTTATATAATGCTTGTTTACACTttctgagcactttattaggaacacttgtacacctactcattcaagCAATTAtctagtcagccaatcatgtggcagcacaatgcataaaaatcagGTAGATACAGGcaagcagctttgggtaatgttcacatcaaccatcagaatggggaaaaatgtgatctcagtgagtttgaccatggcatgattgttggtgccaaacaggctggtttgagtatttctttaactgctgatctcctgggattttcacacacagcagtctctagagttaaCTCAGAACGCTGTGGTAACACTTTACCACCAattatataattgtttatatgatTTGCTATATGCAGCTGCATATTCTTATAGAccatgtttgatttagtttagccataagtgttaattaatatattaactaaCAAGCATGTACTAACATGTACTTAAGGTGGTAGTTATTCACGCGTGAATTCACAAGACTCACATCATAGTTAAGGTTAGCGCTTCATTAGTttgtgattagtacatgccttaactcatcattagctcatatttaagtaaggattaattcaggtattagtgcatgagtgcattgtaaagtgttaccaatgctgcaataaagaaaaaacatccattgagcagcagttctgtggacagaaaaaacaccttgttgatgagagaggtcaaatgAGAATGGCCAgtctggtttgagctgacacaAAGGCTACATCGgtttccacttctgtcagctgagaacagaaatctgagcctgcagtgggcacaggctcaccaaaactggacagttgaagactggaagaacatagcctggtctgatgaatcttgatttctgctgaggcacataGGGTATCTTttgggtcagaatttggcaccaacagcatgaatccgtGGAACCAAACTGCCTTGTGTcgacagtccaggctggtggaggtggtgtaatggtgtggggaatgttttcttggaatactttgggcccattaataccaatcaatcattgcttgaatgctaCACACTaattgagtattgttgctgaccatgtgcatcccttcacggccacaatttacccatcttctaatggctaatTCCAGCATTtcaatgcaccatgtcacaaagcaaaagtcattcCAAACAGGTTTCATTAACATggcaatgagttcaatgttcttcagtgaccttcccagtcaccagatctgaatccaatagaacacgtTTGGgttgtggtagaacgggagattcacagcatgaagtACACCTGAAacatctgcaggaattgtgtgaggCAACCATGCAGACAACATGGACCGGAATCTCAAAGatatgtttccaacatcttgtggggTCCATACCATGAAGAATGGAGCCTGTTTTGAGAACAAAGGGAGGCCCTGCTTAgcattagtatagtgttcctaataaagtgctcagtgagtgtatgtataccagagcactgttgaatgctcaattctgattttcTGTAATAGCAGCTTTGGCATTCATGCTGACTataaggcaaatcacaagtttatattaatacactcatgcTAATATGCTATCATTTTTCTATAGTTATGTCTATatctcactcattcacagggacatgcaTGGTGGATGTTCTAAGcctaaatttaaacaaattaaaaaacttgttatttaacaaagatctataatcattgatatggtgaatctttctgtaaggagtgagagaaaaaatgagaggctggtgagggactgtCCGTTCATAACTGCTGTAATTTATGTCCTAACAGGAACTAATCTGTTTAATGGATGTTTGCCAATATTAATTTTAACTATAAAAAGTaggatgtgtttttctttaataaactaaaattgCAGTTGTTTACAATTGCTGTGGACTATGGTGAATACAACACTTTAGTTCatgcagttgattattttgctataacagcacacccccaagaggtttattaattatttatgtatattgtaAGCATGATTTGAACTTGCTTTTAACAGGGGCCTTGGTCTCTAGAGAAGTGACTGCATATGCAGGGACAAGAAGCAATATTAAGTGCCGATATGAGGATAAATACAAAGACACACCCAAATCTTTCTGTAAGATTGAGACAGATCAGTGGGGTTTTAAGCAAATAAGTACAGAACCAAAAGGTTTATGGGCACATGATGGCAGATTCTCAATTCACGACAACAGAAGTGCAGGATTCTTCAGCGTGTTTATCAGAGAGCTGAATAATGAGGACTCTGGAACATACGCGTGTGCTGTTGTTTTGTCTGATGAAACAGAGATCTACACTGTAGTAAAGCTGAATGTAACAGAAGGTGAGTAGCTAATAGAATGTTGTGATACTGTGTATGTTTATGCATAAACAGGAACTGTTTAAGTTTTACTAAACAGAATTAAAGTATAGACcaatttcataatttatttaCCGACATGATTTGAGATGTTGctctttatttgtctttttctcaACAAGTTTAATCACCTCTGATCATCTCAAATAGTGCAATATCACTAGAACAGAATGTATTATAATCCTGACAGTTAACATTTTGATTTGTCAGAATATGATATGATGAATGTATCATACATAAACTCATCTGATGTATTGGGATATACAGCTCTGTCCTATGAGAAGTCCATCAGTGAGACTGTTCATGTAGGAGGAGATGTGACTATCAGCTGCAAATACCCAGAATCCCACAGGAATGACAATAAGTTTCTCTGCAAAAGGAATGCAATTGCTGCTTGTTTTTATAATTCAACTGTTAAAGAAAGTAGAAAGTATGTAAATAAGGGGAAATTCTCCCAGTATGatgacagagaaaaacaaatcttCACCGTGCGCCTCAATAATGCGACTGAGCAGGACTCTGGTGAATACTGGTGTGGAGCTGAAGTAAACTGGAAATCTGATAATGGATACAAGGTTTATTTCATGCAGATCAACCTGAGTGTTACTGGTGAGTTTGTGACGCTGACATTCTGTAATTTCAGACAAACATAACAGACATACATAAACCTTTTTGATAGCTGGATAACAGAATTGAGGAAAATAATTGgaaataattttgtttcttaCTGAAATAAATTAGCTTATTTCAAGCCtttatttgccaaaaaaaagtaattccaGCTTCCAACAATttcataattgtttttttttttttttgctaaaactGAAAAGTCTGCCTTCTGCTTTACACAAGCATTTTgacttttcagaaatattacTAGCACCACAGAAATTTGTCACCTAATCTTAATATGGGGATTTCTTCAGCTAACAGCAGTCAGTGTCTCTGAAGATCCAAATCcaaataaatgcacaaatacaacacatacagtatacagtgccTGTATTGTTTTTAGTCATACTGCATGTATgtgcttttttcatttataatctaataaatgaatgattgtgtttttgatCCATGAGTCCCAACTTCTCTCAGCCTACATCAACTTCTCCTCCAACAGGTCagtgtatttaaatgcatatCATATCTAGGTGTAACTACACGATTTTGATTAATCTCATCAGATACTTCTGAATGGTCAGCTTTTTCACTATACAGCCAAACGTATGTGGATGTCTGACCATCACAGATATTTGAACCTTCCCAAACTATTGTCAcacagttggaagcacagaattggctagaatgtctttgcaggCTTTGGCGTTAAGATTTCACTTCACTAGAACCAAGAGCCCTAATCCTGTTGTAGCATGAAAATGCCTCTGTGCACGAACCGAGGTTCATAAAGACATAGTTTGCTAAGGTTGGCAATTCAGCAAGAATTGTATGGCTCTgctgctcaggtgtccacatacttttggccatatagtgtaatttgaATGTGACTGAATGACTGATCATGCATTTTTCTTCCAGCATTTCCAGTTTTCACTGTGATCACCGTGTCTGTGATTCTGCTGGTGCTTCTGGCTGGAATTTCAATCCTCACTGTGACTCTCCGAAAGAGATTCAAGCTACAAGGCatgcacatgcacgcacacacacacttgtggtTCTATTCCACTTATTCTAACCTCTGGGATATCTTCTTATGTATGTGCACACATGTCAAGATCTTCAACAGTCATGACATGAAAGTAATGAAGTATTTGCCATAAATACCTTAATGCCATgtcacttctttttcttttctctactCACTGGGCCCATG
This window harbors:
- the LOC113545950 gene encoding CMRF35-like molecule 6 isoform X2; translated protein: MMNVSYINSSDVLGYTALSYEKSISETVHVGGDVTISCKYPESHRNDNKFLCKRNAIAACFYNSTVKESRKYVNKGKFSQYDDREKQIFTVRLNNATEQDSGEYWCGAEVNWKSDNGYKVYFMQINLSVTAFPVFTVITVSVILLVLLAGISILTVTLRKRFKLQGQETITQLSRGTNREDENEPQSVYESVIANTYQLDPVYENLSY
- the LOC113545950 gene encoding polymeric immunoglobulin receptor-like isoform X1 produces the protein MKILLIFTLCLIADGGASKEVTGYAGGGVLIKCEYSAEYTENLKYFCKGSGLGCNYQINTGAKNMWINSGRFSLFDDTKSAEFWVMIRELTVQDTGTYQCGVYRGLVLDIFTPVELKVKKGALVSREVTAYAGTRSNIKCRYEDKYKDTPKSFCKIETDQWGFKQISTEPKGLWAHDGRFSIHDNRSAGFFSVFIRELNNEDSGTYACAVVLSDETEIYTVVKLNVTEGLW
- the LOC113545950 gene encoding uncharacterized protein LOC113545950 isoform X3, translated to MSPNFSQPTSTSPPTAFPVFTVITVSVILLVLLAGISILTVTLRKRFKLQGQETITQLSRGTNREDENEPQSVYESVIANTYQLDPVYENLSY